Proteins encoded by one window of Chryseobacterium aquaeductus:
- a CDS encoding M14 family zinc carboxypeptidase, giving the protein MNFEHLYIQNLDFQNRYISPEKLFSYLQKNLRDYVVEIGKSYLDKPIYRLRIGNGSIKILAWSQMHGNESNATHAMLDLLATLAQHQELKDKLFADLSLDFIFMLNPDGSEKWTRLNAAEIDLNRDFHNEASTEIKYLKKLAAEEKYDYALNLHEQRTIFTTDGVHPATLSFLAPSEDEERTVTENRKKCMAVIVHVYEKLKELIPNQIGRYSDEFYPTSTGDNFIKAGMPTILFEGGHFADDYVRKGTRKYYAIALYYALNAISILKSETTGWEKYLEIPENQETHYDIVYRNVKLNTEHDCILDIAVQYREILEEGKDEISFIPFVIEAGDIKKRKGWMEIDCTGKKFICETKYPKLDAEVNFTIEE; this is encoded by the coding sequence ATCCAAAATCTCGATTTCCAAAATCGTTATATATCCCCGGAAAAATTATTTTCTTACTTACAGAAGAATCTCAGGGATTACGTGGTTGAAATAGGAAAATCTTATTTAGATAAACCTATCTATAGACTCAGAATCGGAAATGGCAGTATTAAAATTCTCGCATGGTCTCAAATGCACGGAAACGAATCTAATGCAACGCACGCAATGCTTGATCTTCTAGCCACTTTAGCTCAACATCAGGAATTGAAAGATAAACTGTTTGCAGATCTTAGTTTAGATTTTATCTTTATGCTAAATCCTGATGGTTCAGAAAAATGGACAAGATTAAATGCCGCCGAGATTGATTTGAATAGAGATTTCCACAATGAAGCTAGTACAGAAATAAAATATTTGAAGAAATTAGCCGCAGAAGAAAAGTATGATTATGCATTAAATCTTCATGAGCAGAGAACCATTTTTACAACTGATGGCGTGCATCCTGCCACACTCTCCTTTTTGGCGCCTTCAGAAGATGAAGAGAGAACGGTTACAGAAAACAGGAAAAAGTGCATGGCAGTTATTGTTCACGTGTATGAAAAATTGAAAGAATTAATTCCTAATCAGATCGGGAGATATTCTGACGAGTTCTATCCAACATCGACAGGAGATAATTTTATTAAAGCAGGAATGCCTACCATTTTATTTGAAGGAGGACATTTTGCAGATGACTATGTAAGAAAAGGAACAAGAAAATATTATGCAATTGCCTTGTATTATGCCCTGAATGCAATCAGTATATTAAAATCTGAAACTACTGGTTGGGAAAAATATTTAGAAATTCCGGAAAATCAGGAAACACATTATGATATTGTTTATAGAAATGTGAAATTAAACACTGAGCACGATTGCATTCTTGATATTGCAGTTCAGTATAGAGAAATTTTGGAAGAGGGAAAAGATGAGATCTCATTTATTCCATTTGTGATCGAAGCAGGAGATATCAAAAAAAGAAAAGGCTGGATGGAAATAGACTGTACCGGGAAAAAGTTTATTTGCGAAACAAAATATCCTAAACTTGACGCGGAAGTCAATTTTACCATCGAAGAATAA
- a CDS encoding DUF4920 domain-containing protein gives MKFKSILFLVAVSVSTFAFAQEQQKSGPPAGNAIVGDTYGSVVASKESKAISVEKLAKKLKKDNKKVEDVTIKGKVVDVCDKKGCWLTIETEDDTQFFVKMKDYGFFVPTALKGKNVVLEGSAEKKVTSVDEQKHYAEDAKKPQAEIDAITKPKEEVRFVANGIKVVN, from the coding sequence ATGAAATTTAAATCCATATTATTTTTAGTTGCCGTAAGTGTTTCTACTTTCGCATTTGCACAAGAGCAACAGAAATCTGGTCCACCGGCAGGAAATGCAATCGTAGGTGATACGTACGGTTCTGTAGTTGCTTCGAAAGAATCTAAAGCAATCAGCGTAGAAAAACTGGCGAAAAAATTGAAAAAAGATAACAAGAAAGTTGAAGACGTTACCATCAAAGGAAAAGTGGTAGATGTTTGCGACAAAAAAGGGTGTTGGTTAACAATTGAGACAGAAGATGATACTCAGTTTTTCGTAAAAATGAAAGATTACGGATTCTTTGTTCCTACAGCTTTGAAAGGTAAAAATGTTGTATTGGAGGGAAGTGCAGAAAAAAAGGTAACATCTGTTGATGAGCAAAAACATTACGCAGAAGATGCTAAAAAGCCTCAAGCAGAAATTGATGCCATCACAAAACCTAAAGAAGAAGTCAGATTTGTAGCTAACGGAATAAAAGTAGTTAACTAA